The following coding sequences lie in one Heteronotia binoei isolate CCM8104 ecotype False Entrance Well chromosome 6, APGP_CSIRO_Hbin_v1, whole genome shotgun sequence genomic window:
- the LOC132574279 gene encoding protein FAM13A-like — translation MGTGASISICQSLSSIEIKHCTNKVGPSPQRTFGVPLGSCIQDAVDSQVPLVVKHLVEYLEEFGLDHKGLFRTSGSATKIKELKQKYDRGEELDLVNEGDVDSAASLLKLFLNELPVAVFPEDTCAAVLATFEENINHMAECTRCLKTLLSDLPKAHYHLFHYLVTFLTKVSLHSDVNLMTLENLAIVFGPTLFRIPCGPLACEKQTFCNSVLLHALRHYEELLAGCSDSHFSVAEDRNPQSSGTVLPYTCLD, via the exons cAATCATTATCTTCCATTGAAATTAAACACTGCACAAATAAAGTTGGACCAAGCCCCCAAAGAACCTTTGGTGTTCCTCTAGGCAGCTGTATTCAGGATGCGGTAGACAGTCAAGTTCCTTTGGTTGTTAAACACCTGGTAGAATATTTAGAAGAATTCG GACTGGATCACAAAGGCCTGTTTCGCACCAGCGGCTCAGCCACCAAAATCAAGGAACTGAAGCAGAAATACGACCGAGGAGAAGAACTGGATCTCGTTAATGAAGGAGATGTAGACTCAGCCGCCAGCCTTCTGAAACTTTTCCTGAATGAACTCCCGGTTGCCGTTTTCCCTGAAGATACATGTGCTGCTGTTTTGGCCACTTTCGAAG AGAATATAAACCACATGGCAGAATGTACGAGATGTCTGAAAACCTTACTCAGTGACTTGCCAAAAGCCCACTATCACCTTTTCCATTACCTTGTTACGTTTCTGACCAAGGTGTCGTTGCACAGTGACGTGAACCTCATGACGCTGGAGAACCTGGCCATCGTATTTGGCCCCACCCTTTTTAG AATTCCTTGCGGTCCTTTAGCTTGTGAGAAGCAAACATTTTGCAATTCTGTGCTCCTGCATGCTCTCCGGCACTATGAAGAACTGCTTGCCGGTTGTTCTGACAGCCATTTCTCAGTGGCAGAAGACAGAAACCCTCAG AGTTCAGGAACAGTTTTACCATATACTTGTCTAGACTGA